The Fodinibius salicampi DNA segment TCTTCCTCAAATTGATTGAGCGACCGCTCATCTTCGCCCTGGTGCCACAAGTCAGGATAGATATCCTCAATTTCCAACGGAAATAGTCCTGAAAATATGGCATTCCTCGAGTATGGGGTAGCCGTGGGCAGGATGGAGTAATAAAAATCGGTGTCGATGCTATAATCATCACTCAGCATCTCCTCAAAAAGCAGCCATTGATCGTAACGCATACAATCAATCACCAGGAAAAGCGTATGCTGATCGTTTTTCAAATGAGGCAGCACATATTCATTGACGATATCAGTAGATAGCGCCGGCCGCTCCGGAGTGGATTGGCGCAACCATGACTGATAATTTCTTTCAATAAACCGGCCAAACATTTTGTTTGCCTCCCGGTACTGATCAGCCAATACTTGCCGCAAAGATTCCTCACCTGATTGCAGATCAATATCCCATCGGGTAAGCTGACGGTAAATTTTTATCCATTCACTCCAGTCTGCATCTTCTCGAATACGATCAGAAAGCTTGTTAAAGCTGCGAAGATAGGACTGGGCAAATTTTTCATTACGTATACGGTTCCGCTCCAGGATACGCTTAACCGTCAATAAAATTTGATTGGGATTGACCGGCTTGATGAGATAGTCCGATATCTTGCCCCCGATGGCATCCTCCATGATCGACTCTTCCTCACTCTTGGTAATCATTACGACCGGGAGCCCCGCCTGTATTCGCTTTATTTTATTTAGCGTAGCCAGTCCGTCCATGCCCGGCATCTGCTCATCGAGAAAGATAATGTCAAACGGACGCTCTTTTATGAGACTTACCGCATCTCCCCCGTTCGTGACCGGGGTAACCTCAAAGCCTTTATTTTCTAAAAAAATGATGTGGGGCTTTAGCTGATCGATCTCATCATCCGCCCATAAAATTCGCGTTGTCATACAGGATCCATGTTAATTTCTATGAATCCTTAAGTTTGACAAATGGTTTCAATTTTTCCAGTCGCTTTTCACCAATTCCTTTAATCTCTTTCAACTCTTCAATACGCTTAAAACCCCCGTTCTCTTCCCGGTATATAATGATCCGCTCGGAGTAAGCCGGACCGATACCCGGCAAGGTCTGGAGCGTCTCCTGATCGGCCGTATTAACGTTAATTCGCTCGATTGATCCTTCTCCGATCGCCTGAGTGTCCGACTCTTTATCCTCTTCCTTCGTAGTGATGGTATCAGAAATAACTGCCATAGGAGGAGACTTTTCAGTGGGTGGAAGATAGCGATCCATCCTTTTTTTCTTTTCTGCTTCCAGCTGTGCTGTGCGTTCCCGGAACTGTGCTTCCAATTCGTGGTAGTATTCTCCATCAAAAGGGGTGGAGGGAGATAGTGCTATATTGCTAACCGCCAGCACAACCAGAATAATCATCAACCCCACTATTGACTTCCGTTCGGCCGGCGTTATTTTCAACTTTTCCAGCCAGAAAAATAATCGTCTCTTCATCGTTTTATTACATTTCTTGATGTTGTTTTTTAACCTTCTCTCATAAGTAAGTACTATTTGAGGCCCAATCCTTACAACTTTATTTGTATTACATTCAAAATTATTGGATGTTTGCCTCCTGAAATGCAAGATACACAGACATATCGCTATAAAGAGCTCCCGGTTTCATACAAGACCATAGGGGAAGGGAAACCGCTTATTCTCCTTCACGGATGGGGAAGCAGCGGACAGGTTATGCTGCCCCTGGCCAAACAGCTGGCTTCGCTGCGAAGCTGTTTTGTGCTGGACCTTCCCGGATTTGGTAACACCCCCGAGCCCGACCGTCCCTGGTCGGTAGATGACTATTCCGATCTGATACAGCACTTCATTACAGACCTGCAGCTCGGCAGTGTAGACCTGCTGGTACATTCATTCGGGGGACGTATCGCCCTGAAGCTTTGCGCCAGAACAGAAGGACAGCAACTTATTGACAAGGTCCTCATTACCGGGGGCGCTGGCATGAAGCCCAAGCGAAGTCTGACCTACTACCTGAAAAAATATACCGCTAAAATTCTAAAAGCGCCTTTTGTCCTCCTCCCCTCGGATGCAAGAGAAAAAGCGTTGAATAAACTGCGGGAGACCTCGCTCTGGAAAGCGATGGGCTCCAGTGACTATAGCAAGCTAAGCGGAGTCATGCGGGAGACCTTCGTCAAAACCGTAACCGAGCATCTCGAATCTTCTTTGGAAGACATTCCTCACGAAGTATTATTACTGTGGGGACGCAATGACGAGGCCGCTCCCCTGTACCAGGCTAAACGGATGGAAAAAGGGATTGGAGGGGCTGCCCTTGTAGTTATCGATCGCGCCGGACATTACGCCTTCCTGGATCAACCCGCGCGTTTTGGTTCCATTGCCAAAGCCTTTTTTGAAGAATAAAAAAATCCATTGTACCTAATATGTTGTTTCAAGCGTGGACGCTCAAAACAGCTGGTAAAGGAATAAAAAACTCTAAAGGTCGAGAGAATAGAAATTTTACGGACCTGTACTACTTCTCTTTACCCTCTACTTCCCGCTCCTTGAAATCCTCATTAAAATAATTGTACCACTTGCGGAAGGGACGAAAGGCATTTTCGGGATCAAAGGGACGCTTGTATTCACTTTGACGGCACTCCTCGCTACAGCAGCCTTCCATCTTCCGGGCTCCCTCTTCGGAACACACAAACAGCTTGTTGCACTCCATATTTGCGCAATTGATATAGGTATCAGCCGGTTTGCCCGTAATTTCGCAGCGGGCGATGGGCTCCATATCATCCTCATTAACGGGCACTACCAGGCGATCATCAAAAACAAAACATTTGCCCTTATAGTGT contains these protein-coding regions:
- a CDS encoding alpha/beta fold hydrolase, with the protein product MQDTQTYRYKELPVSYKTIGEGKPLILLHGWGSSGQVMLPLAKQLASLRSCFVLDLPGFGNTPEPDRPWSVDDYSDLIQHFITDLQLGSVDLLVHSFGGRIALKLCARTEGQQLIDKVLITGGAGMKPKRSLTYYLKKYTAKILKAPFVLLPSDAREKALNKLRETSLWKAMGSSDYSKLSGVMRETFVKTVTEHLESSLEDIPHEVLLLWGRNDEAAPLYQAKRMEKGIGGAALVVIDRAGHYAFLDQPARFGSIAKAFFEE
- a CDS encoding ComEA family DNA-binding protein; its protein translation is MKRRLFFWLEKLKITPAERKSIVGLMIILVVLAVSNIALSPSTPFDGEYYHELEAQFRERTAQLEAEKKKRMDRYLPPTEKSPPMAVISDTITTKEEDKESDTQAIGEGSIERINVNTADQETLQTLPGIGPAYSERIIIYREENGGFKRIEELKEIKGIGEKRLEKLKPFVKLKDS
- a CDS encoding response regulator; the encoded protein is MTTRILWADDEIDQLKPHIIFLENKGFEVTPVTNGGDAVSLIKERPFDIIFLDEQMPGMDGLATLNKIKRIQAGLPVVMITKSEEESIMEDAIGGKISDYLIKPVNPNQILLTVKRILERNRIRNEKFAQSYLRSFNKLSDRIREDADWSEWIKIYRQLTRWDIDLQSGEESLRQVLADQYREANKMFGRFIERNYQSWLRQSTPERPALSTDIVNEYVLPHLKNDQHTLFLVIDCMRYDQWLLFEEMLSDDYSIDTDFYYSILPTATPYSRNAIFSGLFPLEIEDIYPDLWHQGEDERSLNQFEEELLMKQLSRKGIDKTVKYEKVLNQEDGRKVMDNIHNYLQVPLSTFVYNFVDTLVHSRSDSDVLKEIAPDVPAFRGLTQTWFQHSSLLEIFRALADKEVTIVVTSDHGAVRALRDTKVYGDKDTSTSLRYKYGRNLTVNEDTTLLVKDPAEFQLPSPRHSNNYILAKEDYYFVYPTNYHRYQNRYRDTFLHGGASMEEMILPIATMRPKTMFDQ